A window of Euzebyales bacterium contains these coding sequences:
- a CDS encoding glycoside hydrolase family 3 N-terminal domain-containing protein → MAEQTWEHALDVEALVGELSLEEKATLVIGSDMWHTAAVDRLGVPRIMVSDGPHGMRAQVNDAGDFDVSNSLPATCFPTAAALASSWNPDLFADVGAALALEARSMGVSVVLGPGVNIKRSPLCGRNFEYVSEDPWLAGELATAMVNGVQREGVGTSLKHFTANNQEHDRMRVSAEIDERTLREIYLPAFERVVTQAQPWTVMCAYNRINGTYASEHVGC, encoded by the coding sequence GTGGCCGAGCAGACGTGGGAGCACGCACTGGACGTCGAGGCGCTCGTGGGCGAGTTGTCGCTCGAGGAGAAGGCAACGCTCGTCATCGGATCGGACATGTGGCACACCGCCGCGGTCGACCGCCTCGGTGTGCCCCGGATCATGGTCTCGGACGGCCCACACGGCATGCGGGCCCAGGTCAACGACGCGGGCGACTTCGACGTGTCCAACAGTCTGCCGGCGACCTGCTTCCCGACGGCTGCGGCGCTGGCCAGTTCGTGGAACCCGGATCTGTTCGCTGACGTGGGAGCGGCGCTCGCGCTCGAGGCGCGCAGCATGGGGGTGTCCGTGGTCCTCGGCCCGGGCGTCAACATCAAGCGGTCCCCGCTGTGTGGACGCAACTTCGAGTACGTGTCGGAAGACCCGTGGCTGGCGGGCGAGCTGGCGACCGCGATGGTCAACGGCGTGCAGCGGGAGGGCGTGGGCACGTCGCTGAAGCACTTCACCGCGAACAACCAGGAGCACGACCGCATGCGCGTCAGCGCCGAGATCGACGAGCGGACGCTGCGGGAGATCTACCTCCCGGCGTTCGAGCGCGTCGTGACCCAGGCGCAGCCGTGGACGGTCATGTGCGCCTACAACAGGATCAACGGCACCTACGCGTCGGAGCACGTCGGCTGCTGA
- a CDS encoding glycoside hydrolase family 3 N-terminal domain-containing protein has protein sequence MRLQQDQRHLRVGARRLLTEVLREEWGLAGLVVSDWGAVHDRVAALRAGLDLEMPPHIGVSDAAVVAAVRSGELDEAVLDASVRRVLQLVDRSRPALDDEATFDADAPSRAGAAGGARGGRAAAQRRRRAAAASNRR, from the coding sequence GTGCGCCTACAACAGGATCAACGGCACCTACGCGTCGGAGCACGTCGGCTGCTGACCGAAGTGCTGCGTGAGGAGTGGGGGCTCGCCGGACTGGTCGTGTCCGACTGGGGCGCGGTCCACGACCGGGTGGCAGCGCTGCGCGCGGGTCTGGACCTGGAGATGCCACCCCACATCGGCGTGAGCGACGCGGCGGTCGTCGCGGCGGTGCGATCGGGTGAGCTCGACGAGGCCGTGCTCGACGCCTCCGTGCGGCGGGTGCTCCAGCTCGTCGACCGCTCGCGGCCGGCGTTGGACGATGAGGCCACGTTCGACGCCGACGCCCCATCACGCGCTGGCGCGGCGGGCGGCGCACGAGGCGGCCGTGCTGCTGCGCAACGACGGCGGCGTGCTGCCG